In the Maribacter sp. MJ134 genome, one interval contains:
- a CDS encoding HD domain-containing protein, producing the protein MTDSELIERTITYVKITLQGAEGGHDWFHIQRVYRNSLLIAKDEKVNILIVSLGALLHDIADAKFYDGDETVGPRKAAEFLKSMEVDPDIIKHVVNIIENISFKVSLKSNGQHQSHFNSKELDVIQDADRLDAIGAIGIARAFNYGGFKNREIYNPDVAPNLKMTKEQYKKTTAPTINHFYEKLLLLKDKMNTLTGKKMAEQRHQYMLGFLDQFYAEWNPLPPKA; encoded by the coding sequence ATGACCGATTCAGAACTGATAGAAAGAACCATTACTTATGTCAAAATAACATTACAGGGGGCAGAAGGAGGTCATGATTGGTTTCACATACAACGGGTTTACAGAAATTCCCTGCTTATAGCGAAAGACGAAAAAGTTAATATACTCATCGTAAGCCTGGGCGCCTTACTGCATGACATAGCAGATGCAAAATTTTATGATGGAGATGAAACCGTTGGCCCTAGAAAGGCTGCGGAATTTTTGAAATCGATGGAAGTAGATCCTGATATCATTAAACATGTGGTAAACATTATTGAAAATATTTCTTTTAAAGTCAGTTTGAAATCAAATGGACAACATCAAAGCCATTTTAACTCAAAAGAACTAGACGTTATTCAAGATGCCGACCGTTTAGATGCCATAGGTGCTATAGGAATTGCACGCGCTTTTAATTATGGCGGTTTCAAAAATAGAGAAATCTATAATCCCGACGTTGCCCCCAACCTGAAAATGACCAAGGAGCAGTATAAGAAAACTACCGCACCAACTATAAATCATTTTTACGAAAAGCTATTGCTGCTAAAGGATAAAATGAACACATTAACAGGTAAGAAAATGGCCGAACAACGCCACCAATATATGCTGGGGTTTCTAGACCAATTCTACGCAGAATGGAATCCTCTACCGCCCAAAGCATAA
- a CDS encoding PA0069 family radical SAM protein: protein MTFNGTIKGRGAQQNTPNKFLEHIYETRADFLEYCRLAGEEADNNRTQYIPIFPKTIVNKVTSPDVGMQYSMNTYQGCEHGCIYCYARNTHEFWGYSPGLDFERKILIKKDAPRLLEAKLMHKNWKACTIVLSGNTDCYQPAEKKYEITRKCLEVFLKYRHPVGIITKNALVLRDLDLFKELNKDGLIGVNISVTSMSETTRRILEPRTTTIKKRLEAIRVLSEHNIPVNAMLAPIIPGINSHEVLQLAKAVSENGARSFAFTVVRLNGAIGGIFTDWIKKTMPDKAEKVLHQIQECHGGNLNDSRFGIRSRGEGKIATQIHDMVGLARRKYFKEKSFPKLNTELHEQYKNGQMKLF from the coding sequence ATGACATTTAATGGAACGATAAAAGGGAGAGGTGCCCAACAGAACACTCCGAACAAGTTTTTAGAGCATATTTACGAAACCAGAGCTGATTTTTTGGAGTATTGCCGCTTAGCGGGTGAGGAAGCGGATAACAATAGAACACAGTACATACCAATTTTTCCCAAAACCATTGTCAATAAGGTTACCAGCCCCGATGTTGGTATGCAATATTCTATGAATACCTACCAAGGATGTGAGCACGGTTGTATTTATTGTTACGCCAGAAATACCCATGAATTTTGGGGCTATAGCCCAGGTCTCGATTTTGAGCGAAAAATTCTCATTAAAAAAGATGCGCCAAGACTTTTGGAAGCGAAACTGATGCATAAGAATTGGAAAGCCTGTACCATTGTGCTATCGGGCAATACCGATTGCTATCAACCCGCAGAAAAAAAATATGAGATCACCCGGAAATGTCTAGAAGTATTCTTAAAGTATAGGCATCCCGTTGGTATCATTACTAAAAACGCTTTGGTTTTAAGAGATTTGGACCTGTTTAAAGAACTGAACAAAGATGGTTTGATCGGAGTAAATATTTCGGTGACATCCATGTCGGAGACTACCAGAAGAATTTTAGAACCCAGAACAACAACCATTAAAAAAAGATTGGAGGCCATACGTGTACTTTCTGAACATAATATTCCCGTTAATGCCATGCTTGCGCCTATAATTCCTGGAATCAATAGTCATGAGGTTCTGCAATTGGCAAAAGCTGTCTCTGAAAATGGTGCAAGGTCATTCGCTTTTACGGTGGTGCGTCTAAACGGGGCTATTGGAGGTATTTTTACGGATTGGATTAAAAAGACAATGCCAGATAAGGCTGAAAAGGTACTACATCAAATACAGGAATGCCATGGAGGTAATCTCAACGATAGTAGATTCGGTATAAGAAGTCGTGGAGAAGGTAAAATAGCAACCCAAATTCACGATATGGTTGGCCTTGCTAGGCGCAAGTATTTTAAAGAAAAATCTTTTCCTAAATTAAACACGGAATTACACGAACAATATAAGAATGGTCAGATGAAATTGTTTTGA
- a CDS encoding lysophospholipid acyltransferase family protein yields the protein MQKILSYILTPIFFIAFGACLLFFHPIQWLGLKLFGYNGLKKTVSILNWCLMRSTNILGTTYTFSNSYEIPTGKPLVIVTNHQSMYDIPPIIWHMRKYHPKFVSKKELGKGIPSVSFNLVHGGSVLIDRNDGKGALLEIAKLGSYIEKHNRSAVIFPEGTRSRDGHPKPFKPMGLKMLLKKAPSALIIPVSINNSWKLVRYGKFPMGLGASVSFKVHEPIENVGDAELIIQQTEAAVNSGINSFK from the coding sequence ATGCAGAAAATACTGTCCTACATACTAACCCCTATTTTCTTCATTGCCTTTGGAGCTTGCCTGCTCTTTTTTCATCCCATACAATGGTTAGGGTTAAAACTGTTCGGATATAACGGCCTTAAAAAAACAGTAAGTATTCTAAACTGGTGCCTGATGCGCAGCACCAACATTCTTGGTACCACCTATACCTTTTCCAATTCGTATGAGATTCCTACTGGGAAACCTCTGGTTATCGTTACCAATCATCAAAGCATGTACGATATTCCGCCCATTATTTGGCACATGCGTAAATATCATCCCAAATTCGTCAGTAAAAAAGAACTAGGAAAAGGAATCCCCAGTGTATCTTTCAATTTAGTTCATGGTGGTTCAGTATTAATCGATAGAAACGACGGAAAAGGAGCCTTATTGGAAATTGCAAAGTTGGGGAGCTACATAGAAAAACACAACAGAAGTGCCGTTATTTTTCCTGAAGGTACTAGAAGTAGGGACGGACATCCGAAACCTTTTAAACCCATGGGGCTAAAAATGTTATTGAAAAAGGCTCCGTCCGCACTTATTATCCCCGTAAGTATTAATAATTCTTGGAAGTTGGTACGCTACGGAAAATTTCCAATGGGTCTTGGGGCCAGCGTTTCCTTCAAAGTTCATGAGCCTATAGAAAATGTTGGTGACGCCGAACTAATTATCCAGCAAACAGAGGCAGCCGTAAACTCTGGCATAAATTCATTTAAATGA
- a CDS encoding BrxA/BrxB family bacilliredoxin — protein MYPAELVKPMRDDLASAGFEELYTAEAVESAIKKEGTTLVVVNSVCGCAAANARPAAKMSLQNAKTPDYAVTVFAGVDTDAVNAARNLMVPFPPSSPSMALFKDGELVHMIERHHIEGRPAEMIAENLVQAYDEFC, from the coding sequence ATGTATCCCGCAGAATTAGTAAAACCTATGAGAGACGACTTGGCATCAGCCGGGTTTGAAGAATTATATACGGCAGAAGCTGTTGAAAGCGCTATAAAAAAAGAAGGGACAACATTGGTCGTTGTTAATTCCGTTTGTGGTTGTGCTGCTGCCAATGCCAGACCTGCCGCTAAAATGAGCCTACAGAACGCCAAGACTCCAGATTATGCAGTAACTGTATTTGCAGGTGTTGATACCGATGCCGTAAACGCCGCTAGAAATCTTATGGTTCCCTTCCCCCCTTCATCTCCATCTATGGCCTTGTTCAAGGATGGCGAATTAGTTCACATGATAGAGCGTCACCATATTGAAGGAAGACCGGCCGAAATGATAGCAGAGAACTTGGTTCAAGCTTACGACGAGTTCTGTTAA
- a CDS encoding glycosyltransferase, protein MKTEISTLPNSKKNVYITRWKSIIEGANPWGIFVMGSTFVLMIGAVYLAYILQNDFTQFNLDRSNTTIGSFFMNLALGLFAFKALFFVFVTYKYFRYKAIPSVSDEKLPTCTVIVPAYNEGKQVYDTLMSLAKSDFPKEKLQLLSIDDGSQDDTWHWMKEAKKVLGDAVTIFQQPKNMGKRHALYRGFNEGTGAVFVTVDSDSIVRPDTLRNLVTPFVTNEKCGAVAGNIRVLNNKKALLPKMLDVSFVMSFEFVRSAESTLNSVLCTPGALAAYRRTAVFDCLDEWINQTFMGQPSDIGEDRAMTNMILKQGFHVLFQRNAYAYTNVPEKYRGLYKMFIRWGRSNVRENIQMSKYVFKNFREGSKLGARLLFVSQSLKIIMSYPFLLFMLFFIVMHPLLFLSSTLASILILSTFPVLFYAKRYNFSESVWAYSYSILYTFGLFWITPYAIATANRRGWLTRGLSEKK, encoded by the coding sequence ATGAAAACTGAAATTTCTACTCTTCCCAATTCTAAGAAAAATGTATATATAACACGCTGGAAATCAATAATTGAAGGAGCCAACCCATGGGGCATTTTTGTTATGGGCAGTACCTTTGTTCTAATGATAGGCGCGGTGTATCTCGCCTATATTTTACAAAATGACTTCACGCAGTTTAACTTAGATCGGTCCAATACTACTATTGGTTCTTTCTTCATGAATCTTGCTTTGGGACTGTTCGCTTTTAAGGCCTTGTTCTTTGTTTTTGTTACTTACAAATATTTTAGATACAAAGCGATACCGTCCGTCTCTGATGAAAAGTTGCCGACCTGTACGGTTATAGTTCCCGCTTATAATGAAGGAAAACAGGTTTACGATACGCTAATGAGTTTGGCGAAGAGCGATTTCCCTAAAGAAAAATTACAATTGTTGTCCATAGACGATGGTAGCCAAGACGATACCTGGCACTGGATGAAAGAGGCAAAAAAAGTACTAGGCGATGCAGTTACCATTTTTCAACAGCCTAAGAATATGGGAAAACGTCATGCGCTGTATAGAGGTTTCAACGAAGGAACAGGTGCTGTTTTTGTAACCGTGGATAGTGATTCCATCGTAAGACCAGATACACTTCGCAATCTAGTAACCCCGTTTGTTACCAATGAAAAATGTGGAGCAGTTGCCGGAAATATCAGGGTCTTGAATAATAAAAAGGCGCTATTACCTAAGATGCTCGATGTTAGTTTTGTAATGAGTTTTGAGTTTGTCCGTTCTGCGGAGAGTACCTTGAATTCGGTGTTATGTACGCCAGGAGCGTTAGCTGCTTACAGAAGAACGGCGGTTTTTGATTGTTTGGACGAGTGGATCAACCAAACCTTTATGGGGCAGCCTTCTGACATAGGTGAAGATAGAGCTATGACCAACATGATTCTTAAACAAGGTTTTCATGTACTCTTTCAAAGAAATGCCTATGCCTATACTAATGTACCCGAAAAATACCGTGGCTTGTACAAGATGTTCATTAGGTGGGGAAGAAGTAATGTTAGGGAGAACATACAAATGTCCAAATATGTATTCAAAAACTTTAGAGAAGGTTCAAAACTAGGGGCAAGATTATTATTCGTTAGTCAGTCTTTGAAAATTATTATGAGCTATCCATTTTTGCTGTTCATGCTTTTCTTCATCGTAATGCATCCGTTACTTTTTCTAAGTTCTACATTGGCAAGTATTTTAATTTTATCGACTTTTCCAGTGTTGTTCTACGCTAAAAGATATAACTTTTCAGAATCTGTTTGGGCATATTCCTATAGCATATTATACACTTTTGGGCTGTTTTGGATTACGCCGTACGCCATTGCAACGGCCAATAGAAGAGGATGGTTAACAAGGGGGTTGTCCGAGAAGAAATAG